A window of the Ogataea parapolymorpha DL-1 chromosome V, whole genome shotgun sequence genome harbors these coding sequences:
- a CDS encoding Lysophospholipase, whose translation MIIIHGLGDSSDGWKFFADLLHRQEQFRHINVILPNAPVIPVTVCNGMPTSSWFDLTRFPIDHKVEEDPVTFWKSVDEIKQLVETEVKNGIPSNRIVVGGFSQGAALSLAVGATCNRTLAGIVALSGFCPVEKSLKDKVQTTNLNTPVFFGHGDRDPVVPIAAARHAVDVYKKAGLQNIEFKEYRGMEHSSSPEEMADLMRFLGQTIPQ comes from the coding sequence ATGATAATAATCCACGGACTAGGCGACTCGTCCGACGGTTGGAAGTTCTTTGCAGATCTTTTGCACAGACAGGAGCAGTTTAGACACATCAACGTGATTCTGCCTAATGCCCCTGTCATTCCCGTGACTGTTTGCAACGGAATGCCAACGAGTTCATGGTTTGATCTGACCAGGTTCCCGATCGACCACAAAGTGGAGGAGGACCCGGTCACGTTTTGGAAGAGTGTTGACGAGATAAAGCAACTAGTCGAGACTGAGGTGAAAAATGGCATTCCAAGCAACCGCATCGTTGTGGGCGGATTTTCACAGGGTGCAGCATTGAGCCTTGCAGTCGGCGCAACTTGTAACCGCACGCTTGCGGGTATTGTGGCGTTGTCTGGATTCTGCCCCGTGGAGAAGTCGCTCAAAGATAAAGTCCAGACCACGAACCTGAATACTCCAGTCTTCTTTGGACACGGAGACAGAGACCCTGTGGTACCAATTGCAGCGGCCCGTCACGCCGTCGATGTGTACAAAAAGGCAGGTTTGCAAAACATCGAGTTCAAAGAATACAGAGGAATGGAGCACTCTTCGTCGCCTGAAGAGATGGCAGACCTCATGCGGTTTTTAGGCCAGACGATTCCACAGTGA